AATTCAACTCCGATAGTGCTGGAATCGCTGAGTTTTTAAATGCTTTAAGAAGGATTGAAAAACAATTCTGTCTTACCAAAAAAGACTTTTTAATTCTTTTGGAACCAACAGGCGGACACTATTCTTATCTAATACAGCAAGTGTTATTAAATGAGGGTTATGAACTCTTTCAAGTTGAAAATAGAGCCGTTGGTGAGTTCCGTAAAAATAACTTAGGAATCTCTGAAAAAACTGATTCAATGGATGCCAAAGTAATGGCTTATATGGGGTGGCATAAGCAATTACATCCACATATGCAAGGTGTAACTCTTATTAGACCTCAATCAGTCCTTCAATCTTTATTTCGAACAGTAATGAGGGACAGATGGTATTTAAACGTCCAATTAACTCGACGTAAGAACCAGGTTCAACAGCTTTTAAAAGTCACTCATCCTGATTTAAATAAAGCTTTTAAGAGCCTATCTAGCACCTCTGTGTTGAAGTTAGTCTTAGAGTTCCCTACGGGACTTCATATGAAGGAAGCCACAGCAGAAGAGATATATAATTTTTTATTGAAAGCTGGTGCAAAAAGTGTGGCTAAACGAGCAGCTAACATATTAGCTAAAGTAATGCCTAACACTATTGCAGTTCCAGCTGAACATCTTGTCGAAAGACAAAAATGGGTTATAGAAGAAGCCCTACGTCTCGAAGAAAGCATCAAACTAATTGACAAAGAGATTCATAAACTTTTATGGGGTGACCCTGACAAAGGTTTAGATGCTCACCCATATACAGAAATCTTAATGTCCCTTCCTTTTGTGAGCGAAAACATCGCCTGTACACTGATTGGGGTCATAGGTGATGTTGAACGATTTAATACATATAAAGAGTTCAAGAAATATCTAGGTGTATCTTCGGAAAACAAGCAGTCAGGAACATCGGTAACTGGCACAAGACAGACATACAGCGGTGTTAGAGATGCCAGGAGAGTCCTTTATCAAATTGCTTTAATTATCCTAGCAAACGGGCAAAAACACCCTACCGTCTTCAAATTATACTATGACCGTAAGGTAAGTGAAGGAATGAACAAGAAAAAGGCAATTGGGCACTTATGCG
This portion of the Bacillus alkalicellulosilyticus genome encodes:
- a CDS encoding IS110 family transposase; translation: MNTTITPFSYGNDTHNSHKGQRNFYQFYVGIDIGASFHVASCIPFDAFLDPKGIAWKRTKTMKFNSDSAGIAEFLNALRRIEKQFCLTKKDFLILLEPTGGHYSYLIQQVLLNEGYELFQVENRAVGEFRKNNLGISEKTDSMDAKVMAYMGWHKQLHPHMQGVTLIRPQSVLQSLFRTVMRDRWYLNVQLTRRKNQVQQLLKVTHPDLNKAFKSLSSTSVLKLVLEFPTGLHMKEATAEEIYNFLLKAGAKSVAKRAANILAKVMPNTIAVPAEHLVERQKWVIEEALRLEESIKLIDKEIHKLLWGDPDKGLDAHPYTEILMSLPFVSENIACTLIGVIGDVERFNTYKEFKKYLGVSSENKQSGTSVTGTRQTYSGVRDARRVLYQIALIILANGQKHPTVFKLYYDRKVSEGMNKKKAIGHLCGKIASLIYTVLKNKVKYDPITHAKACGVEFNNLYIKNNEGKTKLTN